From one Shewanella sp. GD04112 genomic stretch:
- a CDS encoding diguanylate cyclase, with protein MTNSPKLARQQPALSIVDDAALAATQHAKAAELPLNFFEHSSLETIELFIQHLTEPVILVNANGFIRSCNQRSAELLDCPQASLKGQDWRNFLTEHHQARYDNLLSHDVQLGTNCGHPVQHPAQETTLICASGKAKDVELSISYIPSHEPVFVMVMHDLTQHKAENLKLRKLAATDSLTQLANRRYFDEMLQQQWEECTAKLRPISVVIIDVDYFKVFNDQFGHIQGDECLRKIAKVIANIVPIDIGLAARYGGEEFALILPNHNAKMALTIAQKIQQGINNIRFTDQGLRDYVSVSASQGIASEVNGQFRTSLAMVCAADTALYRAKADGRDRINASL; from the coding sequence ATGACAAACTCACCGAAACTGGCACGCCAACAACCCGCCTTATCCATTGTCGATGATGCTGCATTGGCCGCAACTCAGCATGCAAAGGCTGCCGAGCTACCGCTGAACTTTTTCGAGCATTCTTCCCTCGAGACCATTGAACTCTTTATTCAACATTTAACCGAGCCAGTGATCCTAGTGAATGCCAATGGCTTTATCCGTTCGTGCAATCAACGTAGTGCCGAGCTGCTCGATTGCCCGCAGGCGAGTTTAAAGGGCCAAGACTGGCGCAATTTTTTGACCGAACATCATCAAGCGCGCTATGACAATCTCCTGAGCCACGATGTGCAACTAGGCACTAATTGTGGTCACCCCGTGCAGCACCCTGCGCAGGAAACCACGCTGATCTGCGCCTCTGGCAAGGCCAAAGATGTTGAATTGTCTATCTCTTATATTCCCAGCCATGAACCCGTGTTTGTGATGGTGATGCACGATTTAACTCAACATAAGGCGGAAAACCTCAAGCTGCGTAAGTTGGCCGCCACCGACTCCCTCACCCAACTGGCGAACCGTCGCTATTTTGATGAAATGCTGCAACAGCAATGGGAAGAATGCACAGCTAAACTGCGCCCCATCAGCGTAGTCATTATCGATGTGGATTATTTTAAGGTGTTCAATGACCAGTTTGGTCATATCCAAGGTGATGAATGCCTTAGAAAAATCGCCAAAGTAATCGCCAATATTGTGCCTATCGACATCGGTCTTGCGGCCCGTTACGGCGGCGAGGAGTTTGCGCTGATCCTGCCTAATCACAATGCCAAAATGGCGCTGACCATAGCGCAAAAAATTCAGCAAGGAATTAATAATATTCGCTTTACTGACCAAGGGCTTAGGGATTATGTCTCGGTAAGTGCCAGCCAAGGGATTGCCAGCGAAGTTAATGGCCAATTCCGTACTTCACTCGCCATGGTGTGCGCCGCCGATACCGCGCTTTACCGCGCTAAGGCCGATGGTCGTGACCGGATAAACGCCTCTCTGTAG
- a CDS encoding HlyD family efflux transporter periplasmic adaptor subunit, which translates to MILTNRLTVMSVMARRLSPQRWGKMLANLLGAALLLQLTACGDESPRVLGTVERDRLTLTAPVGELINRINVVEGQQVQAGEVLLELDSTAAQARLGQRQAELKQAQAKLEEAVTGARSEDIDKARAALDGANASVKEARQNFERTQQLFKTKVLSQADLDAARAARDTSLAKQAEAEQSLRLLQNGTRSEQLEQARAAVEAAMAGVAQEQKALKDLSLVAAKPAVVDTLPWRVGDRVAAGSQLIGLLAIEHPYVRVYLPATWLDRVKAGSQVKILVDGRTQPIAGTVRNIRSQPAYTPFYALNERDRARLMYLTDIDIAPEGEDLPTGMALEVLLP; encoded by the coding sequence ATGATTTTAACCAATAGGTTAACAGTGATGTCGGTTATGGCGCGGCGACTTTCCCCTCAAAGATGGGGCAAGATGTTGGCGAATCTTTTGGGCGCGGCATTGTTGCTGCAATTGACGGCCTGCGGCGATGAATCGCCCCGCGTGCTGGGCACAGTCGAGCGCGACAGGTTAACCCTCACCGCCCCCGTGGGGGAGCTGATTAATCGGATTAATGTGGTCGAAGGCCAGCAAGTGCAGGCGGGGGAAGTGTTACTCGAGCTGGACAGCACAGCCGCTCAGGCGCGCCTTGGCCAGCGTCAGGCCGAGCTTAAACAGGCGCAGGCCAAGCTGGAAGAAGCCGTGACGGGGGCTCGCTCGGAAGACATAGATAAAGCCCGCGCGGCCCTCGATGGCGCCAATGCCAGCGTGAAAGAGGCGCGGCAAAATTTTGAGCGTACGCAACAGTTATTTAAGACTAAAGTGCTCAGCCAAGCGGACTTAGATGCGGCGCGCGCGGCGCGTGATACCAGCCTTGCCAAGCAGGCCGAAGCCGAGCAGAGCCTTAGACTGCTGCAAAACGGCACCCGTAGTGAGCAACTCGAGCAAGCCAGAGCCGCAGTCGAGGCGGCCATGGCTGGCGTGGCGCAGGAGCAAAAAGCCCTCAAGGATTTAAGCCTCGTAGCGGCGAAACCCGCAGTGGTGGATACCTTGCCTTGGCGGGTGGGCGACAGGGTGGCCGCAGGTAGTCAACTCATTGGTTTATTAGCAATTGAACATCCCTATGTGCGGGTATATCTGCCAGCAACTTGGCTCGATAGGGTTAAGGCGGGGAGCCAAGTGAAGATCCTTGTCGATGGCCGCACCCAGCCTATTGCAGGCACTGTGCGTAATATTCGCAGTCAACCGGCTTACACTCCTTTTTATGCGTTAAATGAGCGTGATAGGGCGAGACTGATGTATCTCACCGATATTGATATTGCGCCAGAGGGAGAGGATTTACCCACGGGAATGGCCCTTGAGGTACTGCTGCCATGA
- a CDS encoding ABC transporter ATP-binding protein produces the protein MTRAFGGINAVENLDLAIPKGTIYGFLGPNGCGKSTSIRMLTGLLSPTSGDIRVLGETLPGAEEKLRRRIGYMTQKFSLYDNLSVRENLEFVAQIYGLNRRQTKARLAELLSLYDLAGREKQMAGSMSGGQKQRLALAAATLHHPELLFLDEPTSAVDPENRREFWERLFDLCAQGTTILVSTHYMDEAERCHGLAILERGIKRADGSPQQLMAAMGARVVEVSGEDLRKLKQSLISDANVLSAAQIGSRLRVLVQSSIADPLAWLSPRVAGRALTEVRPSLEDVFVTCTGGRAQLTPPNGIQATTVEAQDAT, from the coding sequence ATGACCCGTGCCTTTGGCGGCATCAATGCGGTCGAAAATCTCGATTTAGCTATCCCTAAGGGCACGATTTATGGTTTTTTAGGCCCCAATGGTTGCGGCAAATCGACCTCCATTCGGATGTTGACTGGGCTGCTGAGTCCAACCTCGGGGGATATTCGGGTACTGGGGGAAACCTTGCCCGGCGCCGAGGAAAAACTGCGCCGCCGCATTGGCTATATGACGCAAAAATTCTCCCTCTACGACAACCTGTCGGTGCGGGAAAACCTCGAGTTTGTGGCGCAAATTTATGGGCTAAATCGCCGCCAAACCAAGGCGCGTTTGGCCGAGCTATTAAGCCTTTACGATTTGGCGGGGCGCGAGAAGCAAATGGCGGGTTCCATGAGTGGTGGGCAAAAGCAGCGTTTAGCCTTGGCCGCCGCGACCTTGCATCACCCCGAGCTGTTATTTCTCGATGAGCCGACATCGGCGGTCGACCCTGAAAATCGCCGCGAGTTTTGGGAACGGCTGTTCGATCTCTGCGCCCAAGGCACCACGATTTTAGTCTCGACCCACTATATGGATGAGGCCGAGCGTTGCCATGGTCTGGCGATTTTAGAGCGCGGGATAAAACGCGCCGACGGCTCGCCGCAACAACTCATGGCGGCCATGGGCGCGCGGGTCGTTGAAGTGTCGGGTGAGGATTTACGCAAGCTTAAACAGTCACTTATCAGCGACGCCAACGTGTTATCGGCGGCGCAGATTGGCAGTCGTTTACGGGTATTAGTGCAAAGTTCGATTGCAGATCCGCTGGCTTGGTTAAGCCCAAGGGTTGCGGGGCGAGCACTGACCGAAGTGCGCCCAAGCCTTGAGGATGTGTTTGTCACCTGCACGGGAGGGCGTGCCCAGCTAACGCCGCCAAACGGCATTCAGGCCACGACAGTGGAGGCTCAAGATGCTACGTAG
- a CDS encoding ABC transporter permease: MLRRIWAVVVKELRQLSRDRMTFGMIVMIPLVQLMLFGYAINTDARHLPAGLVNLSDSAYSRALVKAVEATQVVDFKHRYLSAAEADAAITRGEVKAVLYLGADLDERLVRHPAFAGQAYFAEPVGQWLVDGSDTVVASTIRSLRQMPLDEIAGRAVKSNPPSFEVVQYFNPEQRSVVNIVPGLLGVILTMTMVMFTSAAIVREREQGNMEFLITTPVRPLELMLGKITPYVLVGFVQLAIILTAGHLLFAVPIRGGLDSIALAAMLFICASLTLGLVISTIAKTQLQSMQMTVFILLPSILLSGFMFPYEAMPVAAQWIAEALPATHFMRMSRAIVLRDAEVSDLQFDALWMIGFTCLGLLVASLRFSKRLD, translated from the coding sequence ATGCTACGTAGAATTTGGGCCGTGGTGGTCAAAGAACTCAGGCAGTTATCGCGGGATCGCATGACCTTCGGCATGATAGTGATGATCCCCTTAGTGCAGTTGATGTTGTTTGGTTATGCTATCAATACCGATGCGCGCCATTTGCCCGCAGGTTTAGTGAATTTAAGCGACTCCGCCTATAGCCGCGCCTTGGTCAAGGCGGTAGAAGCGACTCAAGTAGTTGATTTTAAACATCGCTATTTGAGCGCCGCCGAAGCGGATGCAGCCATTACTCGGGGCGAAGTGAAAGCTGTGTTGTATTTAGGCGCCGATCTCGACGAGCGTTTAGTGCGGCATCCCGCCTTTGCGGGGCAGGCCTATTTTGCCGAGCCTGTGGGTCAATGGTTAGTGGATGGCTCGGATACCGTGGTCGCCTCCACCATTCGCAGTTTAAGGCAAATGCCGTTGGATGAAATTGCGGGCAGGGCGGTCAAATCGAATCCCCCCAGTTTTGAGGTGGTGCAATACTTTAACCCTGAGCAGCGTTCTGTGGTGAATATCGTCCCCGGCCTCTTGGGGGTGATTTTGACTATGACCATGGTGATGTTTACCTCGGCCGCGATTGTGCGCGAGCGTGAGCAGGGCAATATGGAGTTTTTAATCACCACACCAGTGCGACCGCTCGAGCTAATGCTAGGTAAAATAACGCCTTATGTATTAGTGGGCTTTGTGCAACTGGCCATTATTCTTACCGCTGGACATTTGCTGTTTGCCGTGCCGATTCGTGGTGGCTTGGATTCGATTGCGCTGGCGGCCATGCTGTTTATCTGCGCCAGTTTGACCTTAGGCCTAGTGATTTCGACCATAGCGAAAACCCAGTTACAGTCGATGCAGATGACGGTGTTTATCCTGCTGCCGTCGATTCTGTTGTCGGGCTTTATGTTCCCCTACGAGGCCATGCCCGTGGCGGCGCAGTGGATTGCCGAGGCGTTACCCGCGACGCACTTTATGCGCATGTCCCGCGCGATTGTGTTGAGGGATGCCGAGGTGAGTGACTTGCAATTTGATGCGCTGTGGATGATTGGCTTTACCTGCCTAGGCCTGCTGGTGGCCAGTCTGCGATTCTCCAAACGTTTGGATTAA
- a CDS encoding DUF4785 domain-containing protein — translation MQPLTLRTLSKAVSLVIFAGLLGACQDESTTPEPQKETSPMYAKGLTLSAPTDSDLVDINIAAPTLAPINTSTDYVSFITPLYGEYQASQPVLEQASQSDEYWLNVTGAELNAGVQLNLSQAGSLVRIAPRGDVSTGALMHADAVAPERVQIQRIGHTPQGKNASPQATESLVKSLVSAEALASAGLADDSSALQMSEKATAGEYRLQVSQPLVAKANYLVNVKEKGSPYQLSIKAPSAIAADAQAVGVKLALSQSDNQFAPQAKLKQADGTEQALAMVKQGDEWQALVPADLPLASSNAGLSEIEVTVQTQVDGRPVQRTVKTAFKSYVNSASIKPEVLTVWDKGVPNQVNFELNVAEAGRFGLSGVLTGTSTEGQKVAIMRTQAATWLTPESPKLKLMFDPTLIQASGLQPPFELNELELQDQGQMARLSFQANALVLSR, via the coding sequence ATGCAACCATTGACACTCCGCACCTTAAGCAAAGCGGTCAGCTTGGTCATCTTCGCTGGCCTGCTCGGTGCCTGTCAGGATGAATCGACCACGCCTGAGCCACAAAAAGAAACCAGCCCAATGTATGCCAAGGGCTTAACCTTATCAGCGCCAACGGATAGCGATCTTGTCGATATCAATATCGCCGCGCCAACCCTCGCGCCGATTAACACCAGTACCGATTATGTCAGCTTTATCACCCCGCTCTACGGCGAATACCAAGCCAGTCAGCCCGTGCTTGAGCAGGCAAGCCAGAGTGATGAGTATTGGCTTAATGTCACCGGCGCCGAGCTGAATGCCGGCGTGCAACTCAACTTAAGCCAAGCGGGTAGCTTAGTGCGGATTGCGCCCCGCGGCGATGTCAGCACAGGCGCCTTAATGCATGCCGATGCCGTTGCCCCCGAGCGAGTGCAAATTCAGCGGATAGGCCACACGCCGCAGGGGAAAAACGCCAGCCCGCAAGCAACGGAATCTTTGGTTAAGTCGCTGGTAAGCGCCGAAGCCTTAGCCAGTGCGGGACTCGCCGATGACTCCAGCGCACTGCAAATGTCTGAAAAGGCCACGGCCGGAGAATATCGCCTACAAGTCAGCCAGCCCTTGGTCGCTAAGGCCAACTATCTGGTCAACGTGAAGGAAAAAGGCTCGCCCTATCAACTGAGCATCAAGGCACCCAGCGCGATTGCGGCCGATGCCCAAGCGGTTGGGGTAAAACTCGCCTTAAGCCAAAGCGATAATCAATTTGCGCCTCAGGCCAAACTCAAACAAGCCGATGGCACAGAGCAAGCGCTGGCAATGGTGAAACAGGGGGATGAATGGCAGGCTTTAGTGCCCGCAGACTTGCCCCTTGCCAGCAGCAATGCGGGGCTGAGTGAAATCGAAGTCACAGTCCAGACTCAGGTCGATGGCCGCCCAGTGCAGCGTACGGTGAAAACCGCCTTTAAGTCCTATGTGAATTCGGCCAGCATCAAGCCCGAAGTATTGACCGTTTGGGACAAAGGCGTGCCGAATCAAGTCAACTTTGAGCTAAATGTCGCCGAGGCGGGACGCTTTGGTTTGAGTGGCGTGCTCACGGGCACCAGTACCGAAGGCCAAAAAGTGGCGATTATGCGCACCCAAGCGGCGACTTGGTTAACGCCCGAATCCCCCAAACTCAAGCTGATGTTTGACCCAACACTTATCCAAGCCTCGGGTCTGCAACCGCCCTTTGAACTCAACGAGCTTGAGCTGCAAGACCAAGGGCAAATGGCGCGGTTAAGTTTTCAGGCCAACGCACTGGTACTTAGCCGCTAA
- a CDS encoding TetR/AcrR family transcriptional regulator: MSLIPRRPRGVVPFAAQPGQSMTAGRPKGNSDARQRLIAAAVTLFSERSYPTVSTREIAREAEVDAALIRYYFGSKAGLFEQMVRETLEPVIGRLREISSAQAPNDIGELMQTYYRVMAPNPGLPRLIVRVLQEGDGTEAYRIMLSVFEQILSLSRQWVESALVNAGLLKEGLDPNLVRLSFISLMVFPLIAPPVLMRQFGLFSANAADLQRLALHNMQVFTQGVLREPRSE; encoded by the coding sequence ATGTCGCTTATTCCCCGTCGACCAAGAGGTGTGGTTCCCTTTGCCGCCCAACCTGGGCAGTCCATGACTGCGGGTCGCCCGAAAGGCAACTCTGATGCGCGTCAACGGCTGATCGCCGCCGCGGTGACGCTCTTTAGTGAACGCAGTTATCCCACTGTTTCTACCCGTGAAATTGCCCGTGAAGCCGAAGTGGATGCGGCGCTTATCCGCTATTATTTTGGCTCTAAAGCTGGCTTATTCGAGCAGATGGTACGGGAAACCCTCGAGCCTGTGATTGGGCGTTTGCGTGAAATTTCCAGCGCTCAAGCACCCAATGATATAGGTGAACTGATGCAAACCTATTATCGGGTGATGGCACCTAATCCCGGATTACCCCGATTAATAGTTCGTGTGTTGCAGGAAGGCGATGGCACCGAGGCCTATCGAATTATGTTGTCGGTGTTTGAGCAAATTCTGTCCCTCTCGCGCCAATGGGTCGAGTCGGCATTAGTGAATGCGGGATTACTCAAAGAAGGGCTCGACCCCAATTTAGTGCGCCTGAGTTTTATCAGTTTGATGGTGTTTCCGCTGATCGCGCCCCCGGTTTTAATGCGTCAGTTTGGCCTGTTTAGTGCCAATGCTGCGGATTTACAACGCTTAGCATTGCACAATATGCAGGTGTTTACCCAGGGTGTATTACGTGAACCTAGGAGTGAATGA
- a CDS encoding DP-EP family protein: MQNVQGHAHFIKVIVNLDNNEPVFTYVDTTGEPCQGDVTITEASTITYQLVDNTGKGLKFAGVGFITPFDEIIDAVTISSDGQLVQLVDLDHTAGTTKFQFVLTNTTNTLMLLSPDPEVVNRPEN; encoded by the coding sequence ATGCAAAATGTACAAGGTCACGCTCACTTTATCAAAGTGATTGTTAACTTAGATAATAATGAACCCGTTTTTACCTATGTCGACACGACTGGTGAGCCGTGCCAAGGTGATGTAACAATTACAGAGGCAAGCACTATCACTTATCAATTAGTGGATAATACTGGAAAAGGATTAAAATTTGCTGGCGTTGGTTTCATCACTCCTTTTGATGAAATTATTGACGCCGTAACAATTAGTAGTGATGGACAGTTAGTACAACTTGTAGATTTGGACCACACAGCTGGTACAACAAAGTTTCAGTTTGTATTAACAAACACGACAAACACACTAATGTTATTGAGTCCTGATCCAGAAGTGGTTAACCGTCCTGAAAACTAA
- a CDS encoding SseB family protein has product MLYTLEATTPLEQIFVKALQDNLYAAEFYQQLSQSTLFILSESSTEAPEAGEGAMAIGITQWYVPLEDGSDHPFTPIFTSQTAVDKAIELMKSEGTAHHGVMTLDAETLFQVLLQSGSDMALNPNSNMSKSLDAHEVRLMLSSQLELVEHRGALSLFGNIEPHEYPHFAQLKGLLSNYKTVEKAYLLESSRLDFIRSTSDHALSLVIQLPAENSEDINRIRGDVKLLERQLGQDSWPIKVHHLHGDSVEPIATFCQAKSAPFYSRSLLTSIKGWFK; this is encoded by the coding sequence ATGTTGTACACCCTAGAAGCGACAACCCCACTCGAACAAATTTTTGTGAAGGCCCTCCAAGACAATCTCTATGCGGCCGAATTTTATCAACAACTTAGCCAATCAACCCTGTTTATCTTGAGTGAGAGTAGCACTGAGGCGCCCGAGGCGGGTGAAGGTGCGATGGCGATCGGCATCACTCAGTGGTATGTCCCCCTCGAGGATGGCAGTGATCATCCTTTTACGCCGATTTTCACATCTCAAACCGCCGTCGATAAGGCCATCGAATTGATGAAGAGCGAAGGCACTGCGCACCATGGGGTGATGACGCTCGATGCCGAGACACTGTTCCAAGTACTGCTGCAATCGGGGAGCGATATGGCGCTGAATCCTAACAGCAATATGTCGAAATCCTTGGATGCACACGAAGTGCGCTTGATGTTGTCATCGCAGCTTGAGCTGGTGGAGCACAGGGGCGCACTCTCGTTATTTGGTAATATCGAGCCCCATGAGTATCCCCATTTCGCCCAGCTCAAAGGGTTATTGTCGAACTATAAAACCGTCGAGAAGGCCTATCTGCTGGAATCGTCACGCTTGGACTTTATTCGTAGTACTTCGGACCATGCCTTAAGCCTAGTGATCCAGTTACCCGCTGAAAACTCAGAGGATATTAATCGTATTCGTGGCGATGTGAAGTTGCTCGAACGTCAACTGGGGCAGGACAGCTGGCCTATCAAAGTGCACCATTTACATGGCGACAGCGTCGAGCCTATCGCGACATTTTGCCAAGCCAAGAGCGCGCCTTTTTACAGTCGTTCACTGCTGACCAGTATCAAAGGTTGGTTTAAGTAA
- a CDS encoding acetyl-CoA hydrolase/transferase C-terminal domain-containing protein, which produces MPAIVCQSALEAVSLIQSGETLWTHSMGATPRVLLDALAKHALTLENLTLLQLHTEGAESLSHPSLQGHLRHRCFFGGVPTRPLLQSGDADYVPIFLSEVPKLFRSGEQKIDTAIIQVSPPDKHGMCSLGISVEATLAACQVAGKIIAHINPQMPRTHGDGFIHIDRFAAVYEQSASLPIHAFATGDAVSLAIGKNVAELVRDGDCLQMGIGAIPDAVLSCLTEHKDLGVHTELFSDGILQLVEKGVINNSKKRFYPGKLVTGFALGSQKLYDYVDDNPAVIFMDIEQVNDTSIIRKNPNVMAINSALQVDLSGQVCADSIGTKIYSGVGGQMDFIRGAGLSEGGRSVIALPSTASGGKISRIAPVLSPGAGVVTTRAHVHYIVTEYGAANLRGRSLRERAQALINIAHPDFREQLCRDAFEVWGLSL; this is translated from the coding sequence ATGCCTGCGATTGTGTGTCAAAGTGCCCTTGAAGCGGTATCGCTCATTCAAAGTGGCGAAACCCTGTGGACCCATTCCATGGGGGCGACCCCCAGAGTCTTATTAGATGCGCTGGCAAAACATGCGCTCACCCTTGAAAATCTCACCTTATTACAGCTACATACCGAAGGCGCCGAGTCCTTAAGTCACCCGAGTTTACAGGGGCATTTGCGCCATCGCTGTTTCTTCGGCGGGGTGCCGACTCGGCCATTATTGCAAAGTGGTGATGCCGACTATGTGCCGATTTTCCTCTCGGAAGTGCCTAAATTGTTCCGCAGCGGCGAGCAAAAAATCGATACCGCGATTATCCAAGTGTCGCCGCCCGATAAACATGGCATGTGTTCCTTAGGGATTTCGGTGGAAGCCACCTTAGCCGCCTGCCAAGTGGCGGGTAAAATCATCGCCCATATTAACCCGCAAATGCCCCGCACCCACGGCGATGGTTTTATCCATATCGACCGTTTCGCCGCTGTGTATGAACAGAGCGCCAGTTTACCCATCCATGCCTTTGCCACCGGCGATGCAGTGAGTTTGGCGATAGGTAAAAATGTGGCCGAATTAGTGCGTGATGGCGATTGTTTGCAGATGGGCATTGGCGCGATTCCCGATGCTGTATTGTCTTGCCTGACCGAGCACAAAGACTTAGGCGTGCATACCGAGCTATTTTCCGACGGGATTTTGCAGCTGGTCGAAAAGGGCGTAATTAACAACAGCAAGAAACGTTTTTACCCCGGAAAACTGGTCACAGGTTTCGCCTTAGGTAGCCAGAAGTTATACGACTATGTGGATGATAATCCTGCGGTCATTTTTATGGATATCGAGCAAGTCAACGACACCTCTATTATCCGTAAAAACCCCAATGTGATGGCGATTAACTCGGCATTACAGGTCGACCTTTCTGGCCAAGTTTGCGCCGATTCGATAGGCACTAAGATTTATTCGGGTGTTGGCGGGCAGATGGACTTTATTCGCGGCGCTGGGTTATCCGAAGGCGGCCGCTCAGTGATTGCCTTGCCAAGTACCGCCTCGGGCGGCAAGATTTCCCGCATTGCTCCTGTGTTATCGCCCGGCGCAGGGGTGGTGACGACGCGTGCCCATGTGCATTACATAGTGACCGAGTATGGCGCGGCGAACCTGCGTGGCCGCTCCCTGCGCGAGCGGGCGCAGGCGCTGATCAATATCGCCCATCCGGATTTTCGTGAGCAGCTTTGCCGCGATGCCTTCGAGGTGTGGGGATTAAGTCTGTAA
- a CDS encoding S8 family serine peptidase — protein sequence MKLTKIASAVIALSVGVIAQAHADDNRYVIQVEAGHKGIVKALAKKLGAEINLEGDEFIAATFTGKDLAQVKGLLNNPHITLIEEDVRRHPMALFNDDAGNPMTQQVTPYAVYQSHANEVTFNPNAGMKVCIIDSGLDSSNPDFNWNNITGDNDSGTGNWNQNGGPHGTHVAGTIGAADNNIGVVGMAPGVPMHIVKVFNASGWGYSSDLAYAANKCSNAGAKIISMSLGGGAANNTEKNAFDAFTAAGGLVVAAAGNDGNSVRSYPAGYPSVMMIGANDANNKIADFSQYPSCVSGRGKKAVNDDGICVEVTAGGVDTLSTYPAGMATASTLTADGATVASSAMENPGSATGNTYFMGTAQAVDSGANGKICVIDRGVISFHDKVLNCENSGGVGAIVINNVAGMLYGTLGDTNATTIPAVGAAFEDRASLLAAQNATVSIDSVDYGFMSGTSMATPAVSGMAALVWSNHSQCTGTQIRNALKATAMDAGTVGKDNYFGYGIVNAKAADAYLTTYGCSGK from the coding sequence ATGAAATTAACCAAAATCGCCAGTGCCGTTATTGCCTTATCTGTGGGCGTTATTGCCCAAGCCCATGCCGACGACAATCGTTATGTCATTCAAGTCGAAGCGGGTCATAAAGGCATAGTTAAAGCACTGGCCAAAAAATTGGGCGCAGAAATCAACCTTGAAGGGGATGAATTTATCGCTGCGACTTTTACTGGCAAAGATCTCGCCCAAGTAAAAGGCCTGCTAAACAACCCACATATCACCCTGATTGAAGAAGACGTTCGCCGTCATCCAATGGCACTATTTAACGACGATGCGGGCAATCCAATGACCCAGCAAGTCACGCCCTATGCGGTATATCAATCCCATGCCAACGAAGTAACCTTTAACCCAAATGCGGGCATGAAGGTGTGTATTATTGACTCGGGTTTAGATAGCTCAAACCCAGACTTTAACTGGAACAACATCACCGGCGATAATGACTCTGGTACGGGTAACTGGAATCAGAACGGTGGCCCACACGGCACCCACGTAGCGGGTACCATTGGTGCGGCAGACAACAATATCGGTGTAGTCGGTATGGCGCCTGGCGTACCTATGCATATCGTAAAAGTATTCAACGCCTCGGGCTGGGGTTACTCCTCTGACTTAGCCTATGCAGCCAACAAATGTAGCAATGCTGGCGCTAAGATCATCAGCATGAGCTTAGGTGGCGGCGCAGCCAACAATACCGAAAAGAATGCCTTCGACGCCTTTACTGCGGCCGGTGGTTTAGTGGTCGCGGCTGCGGGTAACGACGGTAACTCAGTGCGCTCTTATCCAGCGGGTTATCCATCGGTGATGATGATCGGTGCTAACGATGCCAACAATAAGATTGCCGACTTCTCCCAATACCCAAGCTGCGTGAGCGGTCGTGGTAAAAAAGCCGTCAACGATGATGGCATCTGTGTTGAAGTGACCGCAGGTGGTGTCGATACCCTATCAACCTACCCTGCAGGCATGGCAACGGCCTCAACCTTAACAGCCGATGGCGCGACAGTCGCCTCATCAGCAATGGAAAACCCAGGTTCAGCCACGGGTAACACCTACTTTATGGGCACGGCTCAGGCAGTGGATTCTGGCGCGAACGGTAAGATTTGTGTTATCGATCGCGGTGTGATTTCCTTCCACGATAAAGTGCTTAACTGTGAAAACTCAGGCGGTGTGGGCGCAATCGTTATCAACAACGTGGCGGGCATGCTCTACGGCACTTTGGGTGATACCAACGCCACCACCATTCCTGCCGTTGGCGCAGCGTTTGAAGATAGAGCTAGCCTACTTGCTGCCCAAAACGCAACGGTTTCAATCGATTCGGTTGACTACGGCTTTATGAGCGGTACTTCAATGGCCACACCAGCAGTATCGGGCATGGCGGCATTGGTATGGTCTAACCATTCACAATGTACCGGCACACAAATCCGTAATGCACTCAAAGCAACGGCAATGGATGCGGGTACTGTAGGTAAGGATAACTACTTCGGTTATGGTATCGTCAACGCGAAAGCGGCCGATGCTTACCTCACCACCTATGGCTGCTCTGGCAAATAG